TACCTTGCAATACACACATGTCCGTCTGTTCTTTCCAGTCGTTATTCTCGTGTTATTTATATAGTAAAGTATTTTAGTAAATTTATCAAGAGAAATCTTTACTAAATATTTTACTATATTTTTAGTAATTTTTTCTTCACCTGTTCCATAAAATTTGATATACTGTAACTACTCATAAAAATCAAATCGAATGCACCTAAGACTTCGCATGATTCTGATCAATATAACCTGGTATATTTGTTTCAAAATCACAATCGTTTTATTTGCATTTACTTTAATACTTAATATAATAAACACACGAAAAGGAGTGCTATTCTTATGGCAACACTGAAAGATATTGCAAAAAAAGCCGGCGTATCTTCTGCTACCGTATCTCGTATTCTGAATCAGGATGAAACCTTGAGTGTCACTACCAAGACAAGAGAACGCGTACTAGAAATCGCCCAGGAATTAAATTATAAAAAAAAGACTGCACCTTCTTCAAAAACAGTAATCGGCATCTTCCAATGGGTTACTTTATTTCAAGAACTAGAAGATCCTTATTATCAGGCAATACGAAGTGGCATTGAACGATACTGTATGACAGAGAATCTCGAAATTCGACGTGCTTTTCAAAGTGATCCCGATTATATCAATACTCTCCACGATGTTCAGGGACTTATCTGTATCGGTAAGTTTAATGCTGAACAGATTCAACTTTTTGAATCTATCACTCCAAACGTTATTTTTGTAGATATGCAGACCTCAAAAATCAATTGTAATACGATATCTCTCGATTTTGAGCAGGCCGTTATTGATGCCCTTGATTATCTTTCCGATCTTGGACATACTTCCATCGCTTATCTTGGCGGAAAAGAATATTTAAACGATGATACCGTCTATTTTGAGCAAAGAAAAGATACTTTTATCCGCTATTGCAAAGAACATCATATTACTTATGAACCTTACTTAAAAGAAACTGAATTTTCTGCTGATGCAGGATACCAGATGATGATGGAGCTTATTGATGCAGGAACTCTTCCCAGCGCTGTCTTTGCTGCCAGCGATCCCATTGCCATTGGCGCAATGCGTGCACTTTATCAAAAAGGATATCGTATTCCAGAAGATATCTCCGTCATAGGATTTGACGATATTAATGTAGCAAAGTTCTCCAACCCACCATTGACGACGATCTATGCTCCTGCGGATTTTATGGGGCAATTTGCTGCCCACTATATCCAGCTTCTCGCAGAAAGCAATACCAAATTAGCTTACAATATGCCTGTAAGAATGACCCTTCCATGCAGACTCACTATACGAGATACCTGTGGGCCAGCTTTGTAGATTTCGTATAGACGAAAAAAGAAATACTGCCCTATCCCATCTGCTCTGTAGTCGCTGTGTTTAAAATGCTCGCTCGCATCTTAAACACGCTCCAAAGCCGCATCTGGGATAGGGCAGTATTTCTTTTTTCTGACTATTCCAAATCCACAGTTGATGAAGATGGGGGGATTAAATACTAATTTGCTGAGGACACAGACACCGCTTTAATAGAAGATATTGAGCTGAATTGTAAGAAGTCTTCTAAAAAATAAAGAATTGTTATAAGTTTGATTTTGTTCCGTTGCGCTAAACGTTTCATTTTGCCTCAAAAAACGAAAACTTCGGAAAAATGAGTCCGAAGTTTTCAAAGTCAAAATTCCACAGCGCAAAGTCACAAAATACAATACTTATAACAATTCTTTGTTCTTTACCATAGTTTTCTTACAATTCAGCAGGAAATTTTATTTTAGCGGCTGACAGTTTAATAACAAATAACAAATTAATGATTTATATTGGAAAGAGAAGGGGATTCTTCGGAAGATTATGATTTTTAATTAAAGAAGTATTTCACCATAAGAAAAGATTCCTCATCTGGAGCCAAAGAACAGAAAAAAGAAATAATACCATATTCCAGATGCGGCTTCGGAGCATGTTTAAGATGCAGATAAGCATTTTAAACACAGCGACTACAGAGCAGATGGGATATGGTATTATTTCTTTTTTCGTCTATACGCAATCTATAAATTAGTATTTTTTTGCTTTTTCATAATCTTTTTTATGTACCAAGATCTCATATTCTATCATTTGATTCACATCATTTCCCAAGCTTCCCATTCGACTTCTTAATGTTCCTTCTGCCGGAAACATCGTCTGTGATAAATGGTTTTTTGTTTTATATTTATAGGGAATTCCTTCTTGTTCTAATCTTGTACGTATTTTATTAAACATCTCCATGTCTGTTCCAACCCAAAGACTCTCCGAATTAAAAATGTTAAACATAATAGTATCTCTCCTTTTTTTGCAAAGCACCTCATTAAAAACTGCATATTTTTTTATTTATTATACGCTTTATAAGCTATTATGACAAGGTGCACCACTGTATCCTTCAAAATTAGTTTTACCTCAAAATATGCTTCTGTATTAAATTTAAGACAATTTTTCTCTTGACATTTCAAAAAATCGGACTATAATGAGGTTCATCAAATACATAAACTTCACCGAAATTCGTTGAAGAGAACAATGCTGTTTTTGAATAAGGCGTTTCAGAGAGCCTGCGTTTGGTGTGAGCAGGTACACTTTCAATGACAGATATCCTCTCTAAGATGCGGACTGAACATTACTTAAATTTTTAATCAGTAAGTCTCGCCGGAATCCTCCGTTAAAAGGAAAGCGTATGATAGTACGTTAAGAGCTGTAATTTTATTACAGAATTTGGGTGGTAACGCGGATTTTTTTCGTCCCTTTTCAGTTTTTTCTGAGAAGGGATTTTTTGTTTTCTTGGTAATACAACGAATAATATCAAAAGCGGTGAGGCACATCAGGAGGTAACATAAGTATGAAACAATTACAAAAATTCAGCAAATTTTTATCAGATTACACATCTATCGTTGTAATCGCCATCGCAGTAATCACATTTTTCCTTCCATCATTGATGGGCTGGGTTAATTTCCAATTATTCACTGACCCGGTAGCTAATAAATTTACAAGTCAGTCTATTATCATTGGTGTTATCATGTTTAGTATGGGACTTACTCTTACAACTGATGATTTTAAGATTCTGGCACAAAGACCATTTGACATCTGTATCGGAGCCATTGCGCAATATTTAATTATGCCGTTTTTAGCATTTTTTATTACAAAATTACTACACCTTCCTGCTGGAATCGCACTTGGACTGATTCTTGTAGGCTGTTGTCCTGGTGGAGTATCTTCCAATATCATGTCTTATCTTTGTGGCGGAGATGTTGCTTTTTCTGTTGGAATGACGACAGTATCTACTATTCTCTCCCCAGTTATGACACCACTCATGGTTTCACTTCTTGCAAGTGGGGCAAAAATTACGATTCATGGACTTCCAATGTTTATTTCTATCATTGAAACCGTTATCGTACCTGTAGCAATTGGTTTTGTATTAAATTATGCATTAGGTAAAAATAAAACATTTAAAGAAGTACAAAAAGTTATGCCAGGCATTGCTGTTCTTGGTCTTGCCTGCGTTGTTGGCGGAGTTATCTCTTCCCAGGGTTCAAAATTCTTCCAGTCTGGAGTCGTAATCTTCGTTGCAGTTCTTCTTCACAACGGTCTCGGATATTTCTTCGGATATTGTGCCGGTCGCCTTACTGGAATGAATACTGCAAAGAAAAGAACAATCTCTATCGAAGTTGGTATGCAGAATGCCGGTCTTGCAACAAACCTTGCAACAACAACTGCACAGTTTGCTTCTACACCAGAATCCGCAATTATCTGCGCTGTTTCCTGTGTATGGCATTCCATTTCCGGTACATTACTGGCAGGACTCTTCGCTCAGTATGATAAAATGAAAGCAGCACATAAAGAGACTGCCACAGCTAAATAAGTCTGATTTCTAGATTTAATACAGACGAAAAAAGAAAAAACAATATATCCCATCTGCTCTGTAGTCGCTGTATTTAAAATGCTTATCCGCATCTTAAATACGCTCCGAAGGCGCATCTGGGATATATTGTTTTTTCTTTTTTCTGTCTAATCTAAATCCATAGTTAACTGATTTTGTAGGATTAGGTTAGGCACTCGCTATAATAGAATTTCCTGCCGAATTATAAGGAAATTCTAACAAAAATAGAAGTTTTATAAGTATTGCATTGTGTGACT
This Anaerobutyricum hallii DNA region includes the following protein-coding sequences:
- a CDS encoding LacI family DNA-binding transcriptional regulator; its protein translation is MATLKDIAKKAGVSSATVSRILNQDETLSVTTKTRERVLEIAQELNYKKKTAPSSKTVIGIFQWVTLFQELEDPYYQAIRSGIERYCMTENLEIRRAFQSDPDYINTLHDVQGLICIGKFNAEQIQLFESITPNVIFVDMQTSKINCNTISLDFEQAVIDALDYLSDLGHTSIAYLGGKEYLNDDTVYFEQRKDTFIRYCKEHHITYEPYLKETEFSADAGYQMMMELIDAGTLPSAVFAASDPIAIGAMRALYQKGYRIPEDISVIGFDDINVAKFSNPPLTTIYAPADFMGQFAAHYIQLLAESNTKLAYNMPVRMTLPCRLTIRDTCGPAL
- a CDS encoding bile acid:sodium symporter family protein; this encodes MKQLQKFSKFLSDYTSIVVIAIAVITFFLPSLMGWVNFQLFTDPVANKFTSQSIIIGVIMFSMGLTLTTDDFKILAQRPFDICIGAIAQYLIMPFLAFFITKLLHLPAGIALGLILVGCCPGGVSSNIMSYLCGGDVAFSVGMTTVSTILSPVMTPLMVSLLASGAKITIHGLPMFISIIETVIVPVAIGFVLNYALGKNKTFKEVQKVMPGIAVLGLACVVGGVISSQGSKFFQSGVVIFVAVLLHNGLGYFFGYCAGRLTGMNTAKKRTISIEVGMQNAGLATNLATTTAQFASTPESAIICAVSCVWHSISGTLLAGLFAQYDKMKAAHKETATAK